The genomic segment TGATGATAATCTGGAGTTTTTCTTGATCATAATTCAGCTCAAAAATAGATTCTAAAGTGCCTACTATTGTGGTCTCTTCATTGAAACAGGGGATGAGAATAGTGACCGGCATATCTTCAATCATCTCTTTACTTTCTGGTGTCTTTTTTCTCTCAAGGAATGAGAGAAGAATAAAGATTTCAAAGTAAAAAACGAAGAAGAGAAAAATATAGCTGATAATTTGGAAAAACTGATTCATATGCCCAAGCTTTATGGTATTTTCGCTTATTATAAATATTTTTTTGGAAAAGCGAGTTTAATTTTCTCCTAAACATATTTTTAGAAATTGCCACACATTTCCTATTCTCTTTATATGTTTTCTCGGGTTTTTATACAGCCGATAGAGCCACTCGCCACCAAAACGGCGAAAGAATATCGGTGCTGGTATTCGAAATCCTGTTAAAAGATCAATAGAGCTCCCAACTCCTATACCGAGGAGAACCTCAGAATTTTCTGCGAGAATTTGCGTTACGATTTTTTCTTGTGTTCCATTGCCGTGTGTCGTGAGCACTATGGGCCAATAATCACCTTTCCCACCACTGTCTGCGAGGATAATATCACACATCAGTCATGGATATTTTTTTTGGAGAATATCTTTCATCGTTTTTTGTGATTCTTTTTTGAGTGTATCTCACGGACTGTTCCCAGTCACGGGAGGATCGATAATACTTATTCAAATACTATTTTGAGCGGCATAGGAGAGAATATCTGGTGTGATTTTTGATCCTGTGATGCGCTCTCCGTAGTATTTTCGAAATTTTTCTGTCTGCATAATAGCACGCAAGCACCAATAGGGGAGCATCATATATTTCATCCATTTCGGAAGTCGTGATGCTCTTATCTGATATCCGACAAAAATCCCTACTCCATCGGGTAGAGCCATATCGCTTGACTCCAGTATTTTCTGGAGCTCTGCATCTTGCGATGCCGCATAGAGCATTTCAGGATTTGGGGTCACTATCAGTGTTTTTTGTCCTTCCACTAGGCGTATTTGAATCTCTCGTAGACAATCCTCGTAGGAGCTTTTGATAAAATCGATGCCAAAAAAGGTATGGGAAAACATACCGATATAGTACTGAAAATACGTACTTATCAAATCATAGTTATTTTCTTCCTCGGTATCCCGTTGCTTCAAATACAGGGCGGTGTTCTTCTCTTAATAATACTTGTGCTTTTCTAAGGATTATTGGAATATTGGCTCATCGTAATTTTCTATTTGCCTCTTTTTCAGCATGCACTATTTCTATGGCTTCATTGGCTATAGAATGAGTACATTCTATTTCCCATCACCGAATCATTCTTACGACTCTTTCTTGAGTTTTTAGCCGGATACCATCTGTGCGTTCGAGGCAGTTAAGCTGATCAATATCTCCACAAGTATCTATAAATCGTACAAAATCTGGATTCGTAAATTCATATCCCAATATTCTTGTTATCTTCTCTGAAACGGTCTCAGGTTTTGCATGAGATTCTGGCAATGAAGGAGGATTTTTATCCATAGAATTAGTATACTCTATATATGATGGTATTGCAAATTCTCTATATCCTCTTTCTTTTTCAGGGGTTTACGATATTATCTGCTATGGATAGATAGAGCAGAAGCAGGAGTTAGAGAAAGGAATTCGCCACAGCGAACAGATTATTAGTCCAGAACCTATCAACCCAATAAACCTACTAAACTTATTAACCTTTCCCTTATGTATCTTTTTCTCGATACCGAAACGCATAGCACCACGGATCCTATCCTGATACAGCTCGCCTATAAGCCATCAGATAGATTTGAATACTTCTCAGCCCTGTATAGTACTGGGGGTGTGGCTATGGATTTCTCAGCCATGGCAGTGCATCATATCACAGAATGAGAGATAGCTGATAAACCGCTTTTTCGTGATTCTTCCGATGCGTGAAATCTCCAGAAACTCCTCAAAACCTATACACTGGTCGCTCACAATGCCACGTATGATATCGACGTATTGGTCCGTCAAGGCATCGAAATCAGCTCTTCTATTTGCACGCTTCGTCTGGCTCGTTATCTCTATCCAGAAATAGAGCAACATAAGCTCCAATACCTGCGATACTATCTCGGTATCGAGTTTGCGGAAAAACCACAAACGCATGATGCCCTTGGTGATGTCCTCGTTCTCGAAAAAGTATTTTATAAACTTCACGAAACTCTCAAAGCTCAGAATCCAGAGAAAAATGAGGAAGAATTACAGTCACTCATGATCGACATCTCGTCACGTCCATCAGTGCTCTATATGTGTAAATTTGGCAAACATAAAGGCACTCTGTGGAGCGAAGTCCCACGAGATTATCTGGACTGGGTAGTCAATAAATCCGATTTTACGGATGAAGATGTACTGTATACAGCGAGATATTATCTCGAAAAATCTTAGCCACATCTCTATGATACTACCTCCTGGAGAACAGAGTATTGAGACAAAGAAGTGCCTGCTTTCAGGTCAAGATTTTGTGATTACTGACAAAGATCTAGAATTTTATGATCGGATTTCTCCTGTTTTCAGAGGGAAGAAGTATAGCATTCCGAGCCCAACTTTGTGTCCGGATGAGAGACAAAAGAGGCGGCTTTCTTTTC from the Candidatus Gracilibacteria bacterium genome contains:
- a CDS encoding WecB/TagA/CpsF family glycosyltransferase, whose product is MFSHTFFGIDFIKSSYEDCLREIQIRLVEGQKTLIVTPNPEMLYAASQDAELQKILESSDMALPDGVGIFVGYQIRASRLPKWMKYMMLPYWCLRAIMQTEKFRKYYGERITGSKITPDILSYAAQNSIGISIIDPPVTGNSPGDTLKKESQKTMKDILQKKYPGLMCDIILADSGGKGDYWPIVLTTHGNGTQEKIVTQILAENSEVLLGIGVGSSIDLLTGFRIPAPIFFRRFGGEWLYRLYKNPRKHIKRIGNVWQFLKICLGEN
- a CDS encoding exonuclease domain-containing protein, producing MYLFLDTETHSTTDPILIQLAYKPSDRFEYFSALYSTGGVAMDFSAMAVHHITEGEIADKPLFRDSSDAGNLQKLLKTYTLVAHNATYDIDVLVRQGIEISSSICTLRLARYLYPEIEQHKLQYLRYYLGIEFAEKPQTHDALGDVLVLEKVFYKLHETLKAQNPEKNEEELQSLMIDISSRPSVLYMCKFGKHKGTLWSEVPRDYLDWVVNKSDFTDEDVLYTARYYLEKS